One Candidatus Sulfurimonas baltica DNA segment encodes these proteins:
- the ilvD gene encoding dihydroxy-acid dehydratase, translated as MRSDIIKKGFDKAPHRSLLRATGLKDEDFDKPFIGIANSYIDIIPGHFFLHEYGEIVKEAIREAGGVPFVFNTIGVDDGIAMGHEGMLYSLPSREIIADSIETVMNAHQLDAMICIPNCDKIVPGMIMGALRVNVPTIFVSGGPMAAGHKKDGTPIDLATAFEAVGQHAEGKMTDEELYEIECEACPSGGSCSGMFTANSMNTLCEAMGIALPGNGTILAMTPERIELVKKAAKRVVEMAKAEDPRFKMKNILNEKAIHNAFVVDMAMGGSSNTVLHLLAIAREADVDYKIENINKIADKVAHIAKISPSLSTVHMDDINKAGGVNAVMGEVARRGGLLHLDSLMVSGETLGERIAGAKILDENIIHTNENAYSQVGGLSILFGNLATEGAVVKTAGITGNMKQFKGTAVCFNSQPEALAGIMSHKVKSGDVVVIRYEGPKGGPGMQEMLAPTSLIMGMGLGESVALITDGRFSGATRGASIGHISPEAAEGGVIALIEDGDEIELDTDNHLLQLNVSEEIIAKRRAAWKPHKNEVKSKWLKRYQLLVSNASNGAILKTEL; from the coding sequence ATGAGAAGTGACATTATTAAAAAAGGGTTTGATAAAGCTCCTCACCGTTCACTACTTCGTGCAACAGGTTTAAAAGATGAAGATTTTGATAAACCATTTATCGGAATAGCAAATAGTTACATAGATATTATCCCTGGGCATTTTTTCTTGCACGAATATGGTGAAATTGTAAAAGAAGCTATTCGCGAGGCTGGTGGTGTTCCATTTGTATTCAATACTATTGGTGTTGATGACGGCATTGCAATGGGTCATGAAGGTATGCTTTACTCTCTTCCTTCTCGTGAAATTATTGCGGATTCTATAGAGACCGTAATGAATGCTCACCAATTAGATGCAATGATTTGTATCCCCAACTGTGATAAAATTGTTCCAGGAATGATTATGGGAGCACTTCGTGTTAATGTTCCTACTATCTTTGTTTCAGGTGGCCCAATGGCTGCAGGACATAAAAAAGATGGTACACCAATTGACCTAGCAACTGCATTTGAAGCTGTTGGTCAACATGCTGAAGGTAAGATGACAGACGAAGAACTTTATGAGATTGAGTGTGAAGCATGTCCAAGTGGTGGTTCATGTTCTGGTATGTTTACTGCAAATTCTATGAATACTTTATGTGAAGCTATGGGGATAGCACTTCCAGGAAATGGAACAATATTAGCAATGACTCCAGAAAGAATCGAGCTTGTTAAAAAAGCTGCTAAAAGAGTTGTTGAAATGGCAAAGGCAGAAGATCCTAGATTTAAAATGAAAAATATTTTAAATGAAAAAGCAATTCACAATGCATTTGTTGTTGATATGGCTATGGGTGGAAGTTCAAATACTGTTTTACACCTACTAGCAATTGCAAGAGAGGCAGATGTTGATTATAAAATTGAAAACATTAACAAAATAGCTGACAAGGTGGCTCACATTGCAAAAATATCTCCATCTTTGAGTACTGTTCATATGGATGATATAAACAAAGCTGGTGGAGTAAACGCAGTTATGGGTGAAGTCGCTCGTCGTGGTGGATTGTTACACCTTGATTCTCTAATGGTATCTGGCGAAACTCTCGGCGAGAGAATAGCGGGTGCTAAAATCTTAGATGAAAACATTATTCATACAAATGAAAATGCTTACTCTCAAGTTGGTGGGCTTTCTATTCTTTTTGGAAACCTTGCAACAGAGGGAGCAGTTGTTAAAACAGCAGGCATAACTGGAAATATGAAGCAATTTAAAGGAACGGCAGTATGTTTTAACTCTCAGCCAGAAGCACTTGCTGGCATAATGAGTCATAAAGTGAAGTCTGGTGATGTTGTCGTTATTCGTTACGAGGGTCCAAAGGGTGGTCCTGGTATGCAAGAGATGCTAGCACCAACATCACTTATTATGGGGATGGGGCTTGGTGAGTCTGTCGCACTTATAACTGATGGTCGCTTTAGCGGTGCTACTCGTGGAGCAAGTATTGGTCATATCTCTCCTGAGGCTGCTGAGGGTGGAGTGATAGCACTTATAGAAGATGGTGATGAGATTGAGCTAGATACTGACAACCATCTTTTACAACTTAATGTAAGTGAAGAAATTATCGCCAAAAGAAGAGCTGCTTGGAAACCTCATAAGAATGAAGTTAAATCTAAATGGCTTAAAAGATACCAACTACTAGTTTCTAACGCATCAAATGGTGCAATTTTAAAAACTGAACTGTAA
- a CDS encoding nucleotidyl transferase AbiEii/AbiGii toxin family protein, giving the protein MKNIEFIQEHYNEQIHALNSFIKDVYQYLPNQDHSLIRFGGGTALAIYYFQHRLSFDIDLFVTDVQVLNYLSPKHWIEETSNFNNSKYIDLSNHIRVLEKKNNIKVDVLVTQDSSMDYLLDDSRAIFSSDVYVESIEDIIAKKIVYRRNDNLTRDIIDIAISIKHADNILEKLFIAEKINREDIQDLYNSIERLDRETFNEEIEIVAPFEKYIDDAKNAPEIISETCQKLLM; this is encoded by the coding sequence ATGAAAAATATTGAATTTATACAAGAGCATTATAATGAACAGATACATGCTTTAAATAGTTTTATCAAGGATGTATATCAGTACTTACCTAATCAGGATCATTCACTCATTCGTTTTGGTGGAGGAACAGCATTGGCGATATACTATTTTCAACATCGTCTTAGTTTTGATATAGATTTATTTGTAACAGATGTTCAAGTGCTAAACTATCTTAGTCCAAAGCACTGGATAGAAGAGACAAGCAACTTCAATAACAGTAAGTACATTGATTTGTCAAACCATATAAGAGTGCTAGAGAAAAAGAACAATATAAAAGTAGATGTGCTTGTTACACAAGATTCATCTATGGATTATCTGCTTGATGATTCGAGAGCTATTTTTAGTAGTGATGTTTATGTTGAGAGTATTGAAGATATAATCGCTAAGAAAATTGTTTACAGACGTAATGATAACCTTACAAGAGATATCATTGATATTGCTATTTCAATAAAGCATGCTGATAATATTTTAGAAAAGTTGTTTATAGCTGAAAAAATTAATAGAGAAGATATCCAAGATTTGTACAATTCGATTGAGAGATTAGATAGAGAAACATTTAATGAAGAAATTGAGATAGTAGCACCCTTTGAGAAATATATCGATGATGCTAAAAATGCTCCTGAGATCATAAGTGAAACATGTCAAAAATTGTTAATGTAA
- a CDS encoding DUF932 domain-containing protein: MSTIPSILTNEQLKQQAPSIFSDSPIESVSSMYHFVKTSEVLKTFREAGFFPILSGEAKSRTKEGQPYVKHLIQFRSLENLLKVPKNGLYYDICIKNSHNKTSSFTLELSCYRLVCSNMLTISTDQLLYRRIIHKGFQASKITRAIVEMVNYIPTVEKEIEQMKQVTLNDIEALALSKIAIDIRFDTAKHDIDPQELLTIKRPDDSFPSAFNIYNRLQESIINGGIKLKDKMSQKVLTSKSLTSIDERIKLNKELYKTMQNLISLKSESYMMAA, from the coding sequence ATGTCCACTATTCCATCAATTTTAACTAATGAACAACTAAAACAACAAGCTCCATCAATTTTTTCAGATTCGCCTATAGAATCTGTTTCATCCATGTATCATTTTGTAAAAACAAGTGAAGTATTGAAAACTTTTCGTGAAGCAGGCTTTTTTCCAATTTTATCTGGAGAGGCAAAATCTCGTACAAAAGAGGGGCAACCATATGTCAAGCATTTAATTCAGTTTAGATCGCTTGAAAACCTTCTTAAAGTACCTAAAAACGGTCTATATTATGATATCTGTATAAAAAATAGCCATAATAAAACTAGCTCTTTTACCCTTGAATTATCTTGCTATAGGCTTGTCTGTAGCAACATGCTCACAATTTCTACAGATCAATTATTATATCGAAGGATAATTCATAAAGGATTTCAAGCATCTAAGATAACTAGAGCTATAGTAGAAATGGTAAATTATATACCTACCGTTGAAAAAGAGATTGAACAAATGAAGCAAGTAACTCTTAATGACATTGAAGCTTTAGCTCTCAGTAAGATAGCAATTGATATTCGTTTCGATACAGCAAAACATGATATAGATCCACAAGAACTACTTACTATAAAACGTCCCGATGACTCTTTTCCATCCGCCTTTAACATCTATAACCGCCTTCAAGAATCTATCATCAATGGTGGTATCAAATTAAAAGACAAAATGAGTCAAAAAGTTCTAACAAGTAAATCTTTAACATCAATTGATGAAAGGATAAAACTGAATAAAGAACTATACAAGACTATGCAGAACCTCATATCTCTGAAATCAGAGTCATATATGATGGCTGCATAA
- a CDS encoding Rad52/Rad22 family DNA repair protein has protein sequence MFSENQIKALGYNLEESRVKSIDKAGLSFRYLETFDCINVANTIFNFMWDYTISRLEEVSRETNQNGNHVITFSAIIKVKIYDNQRNFIEREDTGVGTGTARMLGDAIDNASKSAVSDSLKRALRSLGGQFGNNLYQKTANTNQNNQQSYQQPTQLQQPQQQYNQSPNNQVLNNTPQDYSSLYNIGLSIMEQGQNLVVVGDDIFAKKDSIKACGFRWNGEFWWKPLEKQAA, from the coding sequence ATGTTTTCAGAAAATCAGATAAAAGCACTAGGATATAACCTTGAAGAAAGTCGTGTAAAGTCCATAGACAAAGCCGGATTAAGCTTCCGATACCTTGAAACTTTTGACTGTATCAATGTAGCCAATACCATCTTTAATTTTATGTGGGACTACACAATCTCTCGCTTAGAGGAAGTTTCAAGGGAAACTAACCAAAATGGTAACCATGTAATTACATTTAGTGCTATCATAAAGGTAAAAATCTATGATAATCAAAGAAACTTCATAGAAAGAGAAGATACCGGAGTCGGTACAGGTACGGCTCGTATGCTGGGCGATGCGATAGATAATGCTTCAAAAAGTGCAGTATCAGATTCTTTGAAACGCGCACTGAGATCTCTAGGTGGACAATTTGGAAATAATTTGTATCAAAAGACAGCTAATACAAACCAAAATAATCAACAAAGCTACCAACAACCTACACAATTACAACAGCCGCAACAACAATATAACCAGTCACCGAATAATCAAGTTCTTAACAATACACCTCAAGATTATTCTAGCCTTTACAACATCGGCTTAAGCATAATGGAACAAGGTCAAAACTTAGTCGTTGTTGGAGATGATATTTTTGCTAAGAAAGACAGCATTAAAGCATGTGGTTTTAGATGGAACGGAGAATTTTGGTGGAAACCTCTCGAAAAACAAGCTGCATAG
- a CDS encoding DUF2958 domain-containing protein translates to MSKLIPDEFLVSIPDLYQTEGSLNPICHIKLFTPDSNWSWYIIEFSKADKNTCYGYVQGLEHELGYFNLSELESARGQLGLAIELDLSFIPTAFAIIKNYDYESS, encoded by the coding sequence ATGAGTAAATTAATACCTGATGAATTTTTAGTATCTATCCCCGACTTATACCAAACGGAAGGTTCTCTTAATCCCATATGTCATATTAAATTATTCACACCTGACTCTAATTGGAGTTGGTATATCATTGAGTTCTCAAAGGCTGATAAGAACACCTGCTACGGCTATGTACAAGGATTAGAACATGAACTTGGCTACTTCAACCTATCTGAACTTGAATCTGCCCGTGGTCAGCTTGGTTTAGCGATTGAACTAGACTTATCATTTATTCCTACAGCATTCGCTATTATCAAAAATTATGACTATGAAAGTAGCTGA
- a CDS encoding S8 family peptidase, whose translation MLKKILFPIIFLFFVACSGGGSSSSSNPSSSIQTVTGVLLDSAISGVTYSCDSTIDITTIDGNFTCPLNSTVTFTIGGINLGSFIISTAQSIEQLTPAKLYGLENDNITDIRVLNFIQLVQSLDTDNNATNGIDINSITRDNLIGFSLDISDMNTAQNDLNTTLTSIGRNLIFQNEALEHYIDTLQNTLDVTLKSEPYYYQQWYLEHNSTFYTQNNINENAHINSVNLLKSYTGNGVKIAIIDDGLDTTHEDLEGSIINSYNVSTKSTNVSHTNQSDYHGTAITGIIGARVNSKGIQGIASKSKIIFLKHKEGMSDSETIELFNKAQEFGADIINCSWGTYDVSQSVKDKIVDLANTGRDGKGTIIVFASGNDDRDMGNDESSIPEVISVGSTDKDNLRAWYGNYGENLDIVAPGGYDIGITTLDSMGSNGISSIDDNYLLYNDSNSFIGTSASAPIISGVIALMLEKNPNLTRNEIENILKNSSDKIGNVSYENERNNYYGYGKVNLERIFSLMSL comes from the coding sequence ATGCTAAAAAAGATTCTTTTTCCCATTATTTTTCTATTTTTCGTAGCTTGTAGCGGAGGCGGGAGTTCATCATCTAGTAACCCATCATCTAGTATTCAAACTGTTACTGGAGTCTTGTTAGATTCGGCTATAAGCGGTGTAACATACAGTTGTGATTCAACAATAGACATAACTACAATAGATGGCAACTTCACTTGTCCTCTTAACTCAACTGTAACTTTTACAATTGGTGGTATAAATTTAGGTAGTTTCATAATCTCAACTGCTCAAAGTATAGAACAGCTTACACCCGCAAAACTCTATGGACTAGAAAATGACAATATTACTGACATAAGAGTATTAAACTTTATACAATTGGTTCAGTCATTAGATACAGATAACAATGCAACAAATGGAATAGATATAAACTCAATAACAAGAGATAATTTAATAGGATTTAGTTTAGATATATCAGATATGAATACAGCACAAAATGATTTAAATACTACACTAACTTCTATTGGAAGAAATCTAATATTTCAAAATGAAGCTTTAGAACATTATATAGATACACTTCAAAATACTCTAGATGTTACACTTAAATCTGAACCATATTATTATCAGCAATGGTACTTAGAACACAATAGTACTTTTTATACTCAAAATAATATTAATGAAAACGCACATATAAATTCAGTGAACTTATTAAAAAGTTATACAGGAAATGGTGTCAAGATAGCTATTATAGATGATGGACTAGATACAACACATGAAGACTTAGAAGGTTCAATTATAAACAGCTATAACGTATCTACGAAGTCTACAAACGTATCGCATACAAATCAAAGTGATTATCATGGTACAGCTATAACTGGGATAATAGGAGCAAGAGTAAACTCTAAAGGAATACAAGGCATAGCAAGTAAATCGAAAATTATATTTCTAAAACATAAAGAAGGTATGAGTGATAGTGAGACGATTGAACTTTTTAACAAAGCTCAAGAATTTGGAGCAGATATTATAAATTGTAGTTGGGGTACTTATGATGTATCACAAAGTGTAAAAGATAAAATTGTAGATTTGGCAAATACAGGTAGAGACGGAAAAGGAACCATAATCGTTTTTGCTAGTGGAAATGATGATAGAGATATGGGAAATGATGAATCATCTATACCAGAAGTTATATCTGTAGGTTCCACAGATAAAGATAATTTAAGAGCATGGTATGGCAACTATGGTGAAAACCTTGATATAGTAGCCCCAGGTGGTTATGATATAGGGATAACCACTTTAGACAGTATGGGCAGCAATGGAATATCTTCAATAGATGATAATTATCTTTTATACAATGATTCAAACTCATTTATTGGTACTTCTGCATCTGCTCCAATTATAAGTGGAGTTATAGCACTTATGCTTGAAAAAAATCCAAACCTTACGAGAAATGAGATTGAGAATATATTAAAAAATAGTAGCGATAAGATAGGTAATGTATCTTATGAGAATGAAAGAAATAATTATTATGGATATGGTAAGGTTAACTTAGAAAGAATATTTAGTTTGATGTCACTTTAA
- a CDS encoding S8 family serine peptidase codes for MKKSLLIIISILQLACASDSYYYHNNQKVYLIPYNISLRSSSNIDYYQNEKGVVLGITDKLIVKLKNDISINNLLSKFNISIEKNLDKNLYLLKTTDKSLTIDISNRLTEKEYVEYAHPNFIKKRIRR; via the coding sequence ATGAAAAAGTCCTTATTAATCATAATATCAATTTTGCAACTTGCTTGTGCAAGTGACAGCTATTACTATCATAATAATCAAAAAGTATATTTAATCCCTTATAATATCTCATTAAGAAGCAGTTCAAATATAGACTACTATCAAAATGAAAAAGGTGTAGTATTAGGTATAACAGATAAGCTAATTGTCAAACTAAAAAATGATATATCGATAAATAACTTATTATCAAAGTTCAATATATCAATTGAAAAGAATTTAGATAAAAATCTATACTTATTAAAAACTACAGATAAAAGCTTAACAATAGACATATCAAATAGACTTACTGAAAAAGAATATGTAGAATACGCTCACCCTAATTTTATCAAAAAAAGAATTCGTAGATAG